ACACCAAATACACCCAAATTTCTTCCTCTTGGTTAACATATGGTTATAGATTAATGCTTAAGGAACTTGACTATGTCTTTTCAATGGGTTTATCCAGTGCTTGGCAAGACTTTGTGGTGCTCGTCTTGATTAGCACAATTTGCTATTTCTTCCTCCTTGAGCAGTTATTGGTAAGTTATTTAGCAATAAGATGAAATTAATTTGGTTCGCTTACATATTATGCCACCGCCCCTCCCTTTGGAAGATCAAGTACAAACCAAGCCGTCTGACAATGCATATTCTGGATGACATTTTTATATATCTAAAGCATTCTATTTTACGTTACAGCTTCCTGACTTGAAGAGTAACACACTTATAGTTTCTGCGCCATTTGCTTTCACGTTGGGATTTACGGGATCTGTTTTTGCAGTTATCCTAGGTATGCAAATGCTCCGTGACGTTTAGTTTGGTTTGTATCTTGGAATTTacctttttttttgttgtgcaGCTATTAAAGAGTACATATGGACTTATACAGCTGTTGAGTTTGCACTTTTGGCCTTGATTCTCCATATTGTCTATGCACTGGTGAGAATCATTTAATTACAGCTCAAACTCATacctaaaattattttttgttgtctTGTTCCCGTTTGGATTGGGAGGATTGTTGGTCCCTCGGGCCAATAATTTCTCTTTGACCTGTATGGCATAATAACCGAAACAAATTGAAGTGAGCTAAATACTTCTCGTCCCGTTTAAATTTGATCTTGAGCTCGAACGTTCTTGGGGAGCTGAGAATTTGAGTTCAACTTAAATCAAAGCTTGAATTTTACTTCAAGTTGGATCGAGCTTGATTAATTTgaaatatgtttatgaaaaaattatttagtAAAGATCACGAGCTGTGGAACATGCtaattttatctcaaatttGTTTCAAAGTATATTCGAACATtgagtttaataatttaataatattttagttAGTTTGAAAAACTCGTGAATCAGCTCTATTCATCTGAACCTTTTGCAAAACCCGTAAAATAAAGCTAGTTTGTGACACAGGAGAATGAATGAAACCGAGCACACTTATCCTCTAATGTGCATGTTTGCTACTAATGTCTCTTTTTTTCTTATCCTACTTTTCATTGCTAATTCTGCAGCTTCACTTGTCACCAGTTTTATCGATTCTGATAGCATCAGGACTAGGATTTGGACTGACTATGTTTCTCAACTCTCTGTATATTCGATTCTTTTCGTGGCGAGTTCAAGGTGCTCAAAGCAACAATCGggtataaatatgactgaatAACATAATTATGAACTGGTGTCTTAAGGATTTGGTTGCTCGATTAGACGAAGTGGGAATATATAAGAAGATGGGCTCGAACTAGCAATGAGTTGGGATGATACGCAGGCCATTGCTGAAGTCTTCAAGTGCTGCTGATGGAGAGGCCACAGTATCAGACACCgggtattttaatcatgtaaCGCCTGAAGGAAACGCGATTTCTTAAATGTGGTGAGTAGGAATGGTTAAATCGTGCATCTTGAGCATGGTCTCTTGAGTCAGAATCCAAAATTTGTCTCGAGTCCAAAGTCTTTGAATCCAATTAGATAAACTGTGTATTTTGTGGTCTTGTATCGGTGTATGTGCATGGAGTTGTGTGTATAAacttatgaatttttttaacaaGTTATTGTGATATACATTTTCCGTCAGGTTTGTAATCCAAGCAGGATTGTGGATTTCTCGAAACACTTTTGGTATATTAGTACAAAAAATGCACCGAGTTTTTCTTCTAGTTTAGCATAGAATCACCCGGATTGGGACGTTGttcaaaagaaacaaaaatcaaataatttacaAAAGACGATGATTACGTGAAAACGTAAGcatttttaaactttaaaaccAAATGAAAATGGATTCCTGTGGTGTTATTGCTTTAATTGTCACATTATAACACAATAGGAAAAAAGCATCTGCCTCATATTCGCTAAAACTTGAGAATACAAGTTACTCAAACTTCAATCCAAACAGGAAGAACAAGTATTATTAGCTGTAATTTAGGCATAACCCAATTCAAGCCTACCACAAAATGTAAACAAAACAAGCTAAACAAGCACAACACATTCTTTGCAGGAAGCtccaaagatctgcagttgctAATAAGCATTTCCGTATCAAGCCATGAGTTTCTCTATGAGATCTGCAGCATCTTGAACGGTGGTGATACTCTGGGCACTTTCTTCCTCCACGCTTATACCGAATTCCTCCTCCAGCCCCATCACTATCTCCACCTAAAAAGGTCAAGAAAACCAACTAAGAAAAGAATGATGGTAATCACACAGGATATTCCTTAGATTTTCCTGAAAAAACCAGCAGTTTGTGTTAATGTAACGTCTCCAGCATGACAGAATCGAGCAAAAGGACTAATGATGATAGAAACAAGTTTGCCTTGTACCAATTAATTTCGAGCTAAGGATTACCGTGTCAAGAGAATCAGCACCAAGTGTTGCGAACTTTGAGTCTCCGGTGACGTCCCGATCAGCAGGAAGAGCCAGTTGCTTTCTAACAATTTCACACACTTTGCTCACCGTTTCTGGTTTGGCCTGCTCGAACAAATCAGCAAGAAACTCATGTAAGAGATACACAAGTGAATAAAGAAATTAATTCCTGTCCAGATATGCCCCTTCATGTAAAATTTGAGATTCCTTGTAATTGGTGGTTTAAATCAAATGTTGATTGACAGGATTCCAATTTCTTTTCTTGCTTCAATCGGCAGTGTCTCACAGCAAGAAACTTAAGCAAGCCATGAAGAGTATGATAAAGCTTAATATGGTGAAGAACTGataataatcatataaaaacataccGCGCAGGAAACTCGGAAATGGAGGGCGGGACGTTTCCAATTCAGGAAGCCCTTTAGTGATGCCTTCCTCAGATTTGAGAGCTGTTGATCATATGTGAAACCATCATCTTAAACAGAGTTGATCGATCATGAATTGGTGGAAATAAATGCAAGCTCAAATAGCCTAAAGTAATGCCTCCAATACAAAATTCATCAAGAAATCGTCGACAACAGAACCCatgaattttttgaaaagtGGAAAGAAGTGGAAAATTCCCAAGAGTATTAGCATTAACAAAGTTCTCTTTTAATGGACTAAAAAGATGGAATTTAATCACTGGGACAGAAATAACATGATAAATGAATTTTTGTCCAAATACCGACAATCTATTAGAATACGCTAATCAAAAATCAGGATCATAACATGCAACGCTTAAAAATCTTTCCACAGATTCCCAATTCCAGAATTTCATAAGAAAATCAACCaaaaaagaacaaaaaaagTTTCACAAACAAAGTTCCAAAACTAAACAGAATGTACGCagacaaaacaaaaagaaaacacTTAAAAATACACTCCAGGCCCAATCCAAGAAACAGACATCGCAGATTGTAACCTGATTTTGCTTGAATGTACAAGAAACAGAAGAGATAATAACAGAGGAAGCAGCGAAAGACGCCATTTCTGTACGATCAAGATGAGAAGGGAAATGGATCTGAAAATGGATCGACGGGGAACGAGAAGAGGGTGGCGGAGAACACGAAGAATGTGATATTACGGGCATACAAGTGGAACCACTCCACTTTTATACACTGTTTTTCCTATTCAATccgattattattttttaaaatatttatagtattttttttacattttaattgaaaattttaaatttcagtCAACATACTAgtttatatgtatttttaataatatttatcaaataaaatcttccacttttttaaatttaaaaaaaattaacttgaGGTGCGACGATCGTCCAATCGAGGTACGACACTTTGTGATTCTCTAATTTTCGTAAAACGATAAGCATTCGATTTTATAATCGATATCGTTTGATTATCATAAATTATAAGGAATATATGGTTTGTCGAgtacaatattttatttatatcgaAAGAAGTATCAAAATATCGTATTTGGATTGCGAaatagttaaaaaaaattaatactgCATCATTGcaacaaattataaattttatcaaGCAAAAAGTGCTGGGTAcgaattattttcaaaaaatattaagAAATAATCCAAACATTGCAAAATTACCCTTTCTTCTACATGGATTTAGTCATTTAGATTAGATAAACGTCATAATCATATTTAAAAACTAACACTGAGCTATCGTTTTaggttttaaaatttaaataattattttcatgatcaaataaaataatgtttGACTTGGTGATAATTACATTAcgctttattttttattttttaaaatagaaataataaaaaattatcatttaataaataatcaCTTATCATCTTTTTTACTGAACCAAAGATAATTGGTTTTTTCCCGACAACACGTAGACTTGGCCAAAGGTCGGGTCAAACTCGGACCCGAACCGAAACCAGTCAACAGATTTGACTCATTAccgttgtggggacccggacgctaattcattccttaatcgtctttaggaattatttaatcatttataataaacagggtctaaaatttttttctaaaatacacagcggaaacataatgtaattagattcaaattacatattaaacataacatacaattattgtatgaccTACAATAaatcaactaggttcaactacatatcagtgctgaatcctaagttgcttctgaaacccggatctccacgctatctagtccagcctcgctCTCTTCTTGActctgatcatgtcccacctgttgtcatgcacacatacaaacaagacaacatccggataactccggtgagatataaatatcccagtataaatcatgtatacatgccatcatataaacaatataaaagcataagacagcaaatcatatcctatatcaaaatcatgatatgaatcaataatcagaataagtcatattctaaacatgtaccctgatccggaacataattcaatatcaagaataaataatattctaagcatgtatcaatatcaggaacataattcaacatccatcaatatcaatcgatataactgtcactcaaactcgtgactctacgttttagactggATTCAAttctagcctagggatcccggtttccaaatgtggtgttcctatatcgaattccgtaatagaaggaactctgatcctattactcgatataacctaaatatggtgttcctatatcgaattccgataTAACCaattatggtgttcctatatcgatttCCGTAATAGAGagattccaattctatttactcgatataaccaaacatccggtgtcctgacctatccgtcatagactgtagttctatcgctaatatcgttatcttgagacatcgtgcaatgttcccgtggcgattccaccactatcaggaacttctgtcacaagattacttaTCTGATACttgctatctataatcaagaaaacaagtacatcagtcaactcaatgcaaatatcaatgtaataaagtaaagtatgtgatttagggaaagctcgagtcaaacctcactcgagttgtgcaatcccaactcaacattactttatacctttatcttctcggtctgacgaagaagaaaaagtcccgactctatctcgttccattctcaatctggtaatatcaatataaaacaggcacaatatcaataattaactcccttctcaattcaacactgaatctgattaatctggatttaattcaaatcaacggtttAACGGAACAATCTGAATATTCTTGTCAATACAAcctcaccagatattaattacaaatcataacccatatctgatataatccataatcaattcataattcaaatctgtcccaATTTCAATCGGTATAAtgagaaaatcataacaatttcataatcagtctgttcttcgatctggtttcgattctacgatgtgtagtattcccagaacacataataatgatcaaataataatttctccaatatcataatttcaaatgataacaaaactcaataaaacttTCGTCCTGTAGTAGCTATCGACGAGAGGATCTCATAACCAtgttcggattcaaaatcggataaACGGATTGtacaaaatcacaattctaGGCTTTAGGAAAATTTGTGAATTTCTTCTGAATCTTTCGGTCTTCTTTCTGATGGAAATGAGGGAtttttacatgtatatatatcaattaaGCATGGCATGACAAGTGTCCTCAAGTGCTAATTGCACTTTAGCTCCTGAaatcttcactatttgcaaatcggtctctattcaatcttttcaattcaattcaatcctaaataattgcaaacatcttggaatataattcaacactccataattctctaattcaataatctcggtttaaaaaaatatcatttttataatctcggaccttacaattctccccctctaagatacgatttcgtcctcgaaatcacaggtaatcaagTCAGATATCAACACGAAACGTATACAAGAGGTAAATCAGAAATCGTATCTCaatgaatcaattctgaaatttcaatctcatatcagattctgtctttcAGTTATCCTCTTCGATGTCCCAACGACTGTACTGTACTTCCAACAGCGAAATATTTTTCATCCGGAAATATCTTTCTTTCATGAATCTCTGATTCCGGACAGGAATAATCATccaaggagtataatatcataatcctaCTCGAAATAACTTGTGATGGAATCAATCGCCCCtattggctatacaacatccgtatacacCAATCAACAATTCAAAACAATCAATATCATTATCTGTTAATCCCATTCAAAAACATACTCaatcttcggtttcaaatactaacagtcatcatccgacattggtatATTTAATCCGTTTATTCTGCGTtgatttcattttctttatctgATCTCCGATcctatcagattcagtctcaaGTATTATCGAAATATAAATCTCCATACCACGGAAATTGAAagttctcactgtacaacatctcaatactcatctgatagctctcgttgtacgaaaattcataactgacaatcaatcatgtcaattagtgctaaaatccagcactacagttcctggatatcctccagtatttAGATAGTTCGTTCCTACTATCGTTTCAATTTATCATTTATAGATTAAAAATCATGCTATACGTTCTGCCAAAGTACacaatcaaacgaaaatcacagtgtGACATAATTAACTTTGGCATTTAATACAATCTAACCTCCGTTTCTGACATAAGTCCCcatcatctggtcatgtctgtacctCTTCCTGTAGAATATCACATGTACAGATTTGGACAATCGTTCAATCACAATCACTATCTTAGCAAGATTacagtagtgtcatcacacaatccttagaaatgtactcccatttctatttagaaataaataatcaagatcattaatctgaaagtttctatctttctgtcttcatctgtcagcgattgagacatttcaatacaaattctgacataactgatttctatccgaattatcacacatttcttgttaccagaataatactgaatctactactgtgtgcatctgacaatacctggtattcggttctgactatcaaaatcaagttctgaacagtctgatcaaacttctgaactgctttaatcttcaaaatcagttctgacacgactgaactgtatataagctcaacggttcataacaatcggtatcaaacacggactcagaatgataataatatcggatcatattcaaaatatcaatacgcaatactgatctaataactgcatagaacgaaatttctgacatttcgaaaattctgtcATAGTCAATGTCGTTCTAAGCCACTGATCACGGTTTCATAGtgctacaatcaatcagtatactatcttcagatattacagactctgaatacaatcggTTGCAATCaaaattcatatccgaacattTCTGTTAacaacaatctcagttcccagaacATTCAATACCATTTCAATTGTTCAGTTCAATCAATCAtatgctgcgaatatatcaaaatgtcacAGATAAaccgagcataaaatcatcagaacactttcgagcacaggatttatcaacccataaacggaactgaagtactttacagagaaacatataatcagatgtaactctaactctttaGGCAATACAtatttcaactgatatctcaattctctcaattcaatcagtatcagtctataagaaattctaaaatgaaacccaTACCTGGAATCacatcaaggctgaaatcattcTCCCAGATACAGAACAaccctgaaatctcatctgaaagactatagcaaacttcttGCTACTAGTGAATCCATTCATGATAGGCTCTTCAGTAATCAACGTATATacgaggaattactccattcctttcgataatcatcgaatcatatataatacggatatcaaggaattcaaaatcaagaatctttaccgtatatcattcattctttggccatttcaggtccgaatcttaccatctcctggcaagaatctaaaatagctctgtacttgttcgatatatcaatatcaatcacgcagtcatcatcagacaatacaagtacaagctagtctaattcaatctcattctcaacttaTTGTCGTATATAATATATCACAGAATTCACTACTATAATTCTTTCCCCCCAAAAGGTATAAGGTCAATACTTCagtaatacagacccaacaggtacaacatatatcaatgtaactcagtcaaagataacaTCAAGAATCCATTCGTATATATtaatacatatgcatcataatcataaaagaacagtacctgCCATTAAGttatcaagtgtgtcctgggtctgttcctcgatcaccacatccagatgatcctgctccctgaaatcttcgggaacccctctgtggacaagctttagcaaaatgtccttgctgtttacagatattgcacctaccagtcactccttggcattgctccgtGTAATGTCTtccaccgcaattcctgcaataaactccagtataactcgggctagaaccactggagctagatgaaccactcagtCCACTTCCTactttcttgaatggcttctttcgagctttcagcaaatcctgctttccactcgtatTACCGCGATCAACCCGGAGAGAAGGTTGCTCTGTCTGGGGTTGCACCGCACACAACCTttttagttgtctaatcagacttgtctccgctctcttcgctctactcaggatatcAACAAAATGGTACGgccgctgcatattcatcaatgcaactatctccgagttcaatcctctaatgaactgagccgttacagcttcatcattcccagctacatgaggagcaaaacacagtagagtagagaatttatcaacatacccttcaatattcagttgaccttggcttaaattcttaaattctactttcttgtcctctcggtacgatcctgagaaaaatcttcgataaaattcagctttaaagacttcccatgtgatcacagtaccacgtagttctaatattcctttggttgtaatccaccaactccttgcGGCCTCTTGTAACTGATGGGGCAccagtttaactctctgttcatctgtacaatcaagtaaatcgaacagtatttctatgtcatcaagccagttctcacaatcttccgacgtctcgataccagtcagaatcggcggctgcagTTACTGGAACTCTCTCAGCTttacttccatctgagtttctgatacatctatctgatcagacgaagtactacctctTTCTAGAATCCTTCTaagaggaatatctgataatcacagctgttagtagtaacaggagacaaatctgtctcaatcccaatcctgatcagcttacttctgatcaagaattggttctgatccagtttccaataatacatattaccaaataaactcagatattcaggtaacatgtagcttcatatacagtaaaaacatactgaaattttagtatatacaatgtaatttcaacattatatttaCTCATGtgccatataaatccaggcaGTAGAACAtagtatcatgctagcatacacaatgtaattccacattataatcaatcacatgctagcaatcacatgcaaggaaagaaaactcattctaccccgctcactcttctctatctcagtgctaaggaacctatagttcaaggacctacagctctgataccacctgttgtggggacctggacgcttattcattccttaatcgtctttaggaattatttaatcatttataataaacagggtctaaattttttttttctaaaatacacagcggaaacataatgtaattagattcaaattacatattaaacatgacatacaattattgtatgacctacaataattcaactaggttcaactacatatcagtactgaatcctaagttgcttctgaaacccggatctccacgctatctagtccagcctcgctctcttcttgaccctgatcatgtcccacctgttgtcatgcacacatacaaacaagacaacagccggatatctccggtgagat
The Primulina eburnea isolate SZY01 chromosome 5, ASM2296580v1, whole genome shotgun sequence genome window above contains:
- the LOC140833151 gene encoding acyl carrier protein 1, chloroplastic-like isoform X1, producing MPVISHSSCSPPPSSRSPSIHFQIHFPSHLDRTEMASFAASSVIISSVSCTFKQNQVTICDLSNLRKASLKGFLNWKRPALHFRVSCAAKPETVSKVCEIVRKQLALPADRDVTGDSKFATLGADSLDTVEIVMGLEEEFGISVEEESAQSITTVQDAADLIEKLMA
- the LOC140833151 gene encoding acyl carrier protein 1, chloroplastic-like isoform X2, yielding MPVISHSSCSPPPSSRSPSIHFQIHFPSHLDRTEMASFAASSVIISSVSCTFKQNQLSNLRKASLKGFLNWKRPALHFRVSCAAKPETVSKVCEIVRKQLALPADRDVTGDSKFATLGADSLDTVEIVMGLEEEFGISVEEESAQSITTVQDAADLIEKLMA